Proteins from a single region of Hordeum vulgare subsp. vulgare chromosome 6H, MorexV3_pseudomolecules_assembly, whole genome shotgun sequence:
- the LOC123403628 gene encoding uncharacterized protein LOC123403628, translated as MDVEVQEIPNVGVVPKKAPKVMNWTPPMSAMMLKGLSEVAARGAKTDKGFKEVAKLKVAKCISSLVGYDVSIANVHNHIRKWRNRWTRTVYLKGLSGALWDDEKKMVLLEEQHYLGHTLLSTSVQMVQMVSQDHPTDAELINSPLEYYNYMELCFANKHATGIYSMGTSVPLRTPIVVEDKDKPNVREGQGITDEVLQDLPGSNFALRNASATQDPSPISNKKRKRSSGLTKEDSLQCSNMTNAMREIASAINNTCHAETHPDLYKAIMDLTMFDQNERLAILDYLTEHKAKGLYFMKMDEEVRQASFKHILKENPDLL; from the exons ATGGATGTTGAGGTGCAGGAGATCCCAAATGTCGGTGTTGTTCCGAAGAAAGCCCCCAAGGTCATGAACTGGACTCCGCCTATGTCGGCGATGATGTTGAAAGGGCTTTCAGAGGTGGCGGCTAGAGGTGCCAAGACTGACAAAGGTTTCAAAGAGGTTGCAAAATTGAAAGTTGCAAAGTGCATATCTTCACTAGTTGGTTATGACGTGTCTATTGCCAATGTGCACAATCATATTCGCAAATGGAGGAATAGGTGGACAAGGACTGTTTATTTGAAGGGTTTAAGTGGGGCTCTTTGGGATGATGAGAAGAAGATGGTATTGCTAGAAGAACAACACTATTTGGGCCACACTCTG TTGAGTACTTCTGTTCAAATGGTTCAAATGGTGTCGCAAGATCATCCAACTGATGCTGAATTGATCAATTCCCCACTTGAGTATTACAATTATATGGAACTGTGCTTTGCTAATAAGCATGCCACCGGGATTTATTCAATGGGaaccagtgtgccactgagaacgcCTATTGTTGTGGAAGACAAGGATAAACCCAATGTTAGGGAGGGGCAAGGAATAACTGATGAGGTATTGCAAGATCTTCCTGGGTCTAACTTTGCACTTCGTAATGCTAGTGCCACTCAGGACCCTTCACCCATTTCAAATAAAAAGAGAAAGAGGTCATCTGGTTTGACTAAGGAGGACTCACTCCAGTGTAGCAACATGACTAATGCTATGCGTGAGATTGCAAGTGCTATCAACAACACTTGCCATGCTGAAACACACCCTGACTTGTACAAGGCCATCATGGACCTTACTATGTTTGATCAAAATGAGCGCTTGGCTATTTTAGATTACCTCACAGAACATAAGGCAAAAGGCCTTTACTTTATGAAGATGGATGAGGAGGTACGTCAAGCATCGTTCAAGCATATCTTGAAAGAAAATCCCGATCTTCTTTGA
- the LOC123403627 gene encoding uncharacterized protein LOC123403627, with amino-acid sequence MEDGPSDFSDWEVLSAASGVGRDDPVLVCGEGGDVLHDHFALDSSSSTGFSGEDSWSEAASDDVEIESGLESVDRFCSAMQEQSDLIGLVDSSAQLQLGGIDVTAQASPVLIASVACGGGAQEKQTEGLSCGEFDSIPQAALQGSEGILDSHAAAVAGLRLQIKLSENSSLQLEDGGADAISESSVLQAAATSDAMQTLQEEPDQGKDASAGCAEPVGDDKDGSPPLVAAAAPVTDDGERKVVVWWRLTFRFIHYCAWKVSPVWPISIAAALLGIVVLGRRMYRMKRKTQGLPQIKIAFDDKRASQFEDRAARLNEAFLIVKRVPALRSLSGAALPWSMMQER; translated from the exons ATGGAGGACGGGCCTTCGGATTTCAGCGACTGGGAGGTGCTCTCTGCAGCCTCGGGGGTCGGACGCGATGACCCCGTCCTTGTGTGCGGGGAAGGCGGCGACGTCCTCCACGACCACTTCGCCCTCGACTCCTCttcctccaccggcttctccggcGAGGATTCGTGGTCGGAGGCTGCCTCCGACGACGTGGAAATTGAATCCGGTTTAGAATCAGTGGACAGATTTTGTTCTGCTATGCAAGAGCAGTCGGATCTTATTGGGTTGGTGGATTCCAGCGCACAGTTGCAATTAGGCGGGATTGATGTGACTGCACAAGCCTCGCCGGTCCTTATAGCCTCCGTGGCATGTGGTGGGGGCGCACAGGAGAAGCAAACTGAGGGGCTAAGTTGCGGCGAGTTTGATTCGATTCCGCAAGCCGCGCTTCAAGGGTCGGAGGGAATTTTGGACTCCCATGCAGCTGCGGTCGCCGGTTTAAGACTCCAGATAAAACTATCAGAGAATTCTAGTTTGCAGTTGGAAGATGGAGGGGCTGATGCCATTAGCGAAAGCTCTGTTCTTCAAGCTGCTGCAACAAGCGATGCAATGCAGACTCTGCAGGAAGAGCCGGATCAAGGGAAGGATGCTAGTGCCGGTTGCGCTGAACCTGTTGGCGATGACAAGGATGGTTCTCCCCCTCTAGTTGCAGCTGCAGCTCCGGTCACTGATGATGGAGAGAGGAAAGTGGTTGTATGGTGGAGGCTAACGTTCAGGTTCATCCATTACTGTGCTTGGAAAGTGAGTCCGGTTTGGCCGATCTCCATTGCTGCAGCATTGCTGGGGATAGTTGTGCTCGGGAGGAGGATGTATAGGATGAAGCGCAAGACCCAGGGCCTTCCCCAGATTAAGATCGCATTTGATGATAAG AGGGCCTCCCAGTTTGAAGACCGCGCAGCACGTCTCAACGAGGCCTTCTTGATCGTGAAACGTGTACCAGCTCTAAGAAGTTTGTCTGGTGCTGCACTCCCTTGGTCAATGATGCAAGAGAGATAG